One region of Eupeodes corollae chromosome 1, idEupCoro1.1, whole genome shotgun sequence genomic DNA includes:
- the LOC129943009 gene encoding acyl-CoA synthetase short-chain family member 3, mitochondrial yields MENPKRQQPKKSSPSRIPDVHDPVFLEIYNKSIKDPEEFWGEAANALDWHTKWEKVMDNSNPPYTKWYSGGYINACYNAVDRHLAEGRGNQVALIHDSPLTNTIRQVTYQELYDEITLLAGGMHKLGVNKGDRVVIYMPLIPEAIIAMLATARLGAVHSVVFGGFAASELRTRIEHAEPKVIITSNCGVEPGKIIHYLDILHNAVNASSWKPLCNIVFQRDNVAYTVINSKTDILWTTVQNLADPIDCVPVEANDPLYILYTSGTTASPKGVQRPIGGHLVALTYTMKKLYGLQPGDTCWSASDLGWVVGHSYICYGPLLCGVTSVMYEGKPDRTPDPGQYFRIIEQHKVNALMSVPTAFRVIRRADPEIKYGRKYSLKSLRTIFIAGEHCDIETKTWMENIFKVPILNNWWQTETGSAITATCVDFGHNLSPPKYTTGLPFVGYDIRILESDGTECKPMQLGRIALKLPLPPGNMSTLYRNDELFEDIYFKKFPNFYDTMDAGYIDENGYVYVTARDDDVINVAGHRISTSSLEDAVLRHPDIADAAVFGVPENTKGQVPLCLYITKNGTTKPRAKICGEIISIIRDVIGPIASFRLVAPVNALPRTRSGKTMRKAMADFAKNKLVVLPATIEDPSVFVDIRRALQELGYAMNTPEPVVSVKT; encoded by the exons ATGGAGAATCCAAAGCGACAACAGCCTAAAAAGAGCA GTCCATCACGAATTCCAGATGTCCATGATCCTGTTTTTCTTGAAATCTATAACAAGTCAATAAAAGATCCCGAAGAATTTTGGGGTGAAGCTGCCAATGCCTTGGATTGGCATACAAAATGGGAAAAAGTTATGGACAACAGCAACCCACCATACACAAAATGGTATTCTGGGGGCTACATAAATGCATGTTACAATGCTGTAGATAGACACCTAGCTGAAGGTCGTGGAAATCAAGTGGCTCTTATTCATGACAGTCCACTAACTAATACCATCAGGCAAGTGACCTATCAGGAATTGTATGATGAG ataaCTTTACTGGCTGGTGGAATGCATAAATTAGGTGTGAACAAAGGTGATCGAGTTGTCATTTATATGCCATTGATTCCAGAAGCTATTATAGCTATGTTGGCCACTGCTCGTCTTGGAGCAGTACACTCAGTTGTCTTTGGAG GTTTTGCTGCAAGTGAACTTCGTACGCGCATCGAACATGCTGAGCCCAAGGTCATTATAACTTCTAATTGTGGGGTCGAACCGGGAAAAATTATTCACTATTTAGACATTCTACATAACGCTGTGAATGCTTCTTCCTGGAAGCCCTTGTGCAATATTGTCTTTCAAAGAGACAACGTTGCATATACTGTTATCAATAGTAAGACAGACATCCTTTGGACTACAGTTCAAAATTTAGCTGATCCGATCGACTGTGTACCAGTTGAGGCAAATGATCCTCTTTACATTTTGTACACGTCTGGCACTACAGCAAGTCCAAAAGGTGTTCAACGTCCTATCGGTGGACATTTGGTAGCATTAACTTATACAATGAAAAAGCTCTACGGCCTTCAACCTGGAGATACATGCTGGTCTGCATCTGATCTTGGATGGGTTGTCGGGCACTCCTATATTTGCTATGGACCTCTTTTGTGCGGTGTAACGAGTGTAATGTATGAAGGAAAACCTGACCGTACTCCAGATCCAGGTCAATATTTTCGAATTATCGAACAGCATAAAGTCAATGCTTTGATGTCAGTGCCGACGGCTTTTCGCGTTATTCGACGAGCTGATCCTGAAATTAAATACGGCCGCAAGTATAGTTTGAAGTCCTTGCGAACGATATTTATAGCTGGTGAACATTGTGATATTGAAACCAAGACTTGGATGGAAAATATCTTCAAAGTTCCAATTCTGAACAATTGGTGGCAAACAGAAACTGGATCGGCAATAACGGCAACTTGTGTTGATTTCGGGCATAATCTCAGTCCTCCAAAATATACAACTGGTTTGCCATTCGTCGGATATGATA TTCGTATACTGGAGTCTGATGGTACAGAATGTAAACCGATGCAGCTTGGAAGGATTGCATTGAAGCTACCTTTACCACCGGGCAATATGTCAACCTTGTATAGGAACGACGAGCTCTTCGAAGACATCTATTTTAAGAAGTTTCCG aatTTCTACGACACCATGGATGCTGGTTACATTGACGAAAATGGATATGTTTATGTAACTGCTCGTGACGATGATGTTATCAATGTTGCTGGTCATCGTATTTCTACCTCCAGCCTAGAAGACGCCGTATTGCGTCATCCAGATATCGCTGATGCTGCTGTTTTTGGAGTTCCTGAAAACACCAAAGGTCAAGTGCCTTTATGTTTGTACATTACAAAGAATG gtaCAACTAAGCCTCGCGCTAAAATCTGTGGTGAAATTATATCAATAATTCGAGACGTaattggacctattgcttcgttTAGACTTGTTGCTCCTGTGAATGCATTACCAAGGACTCGTTCTG gaaaaacgaTGCGAAAAGCAATGGCTGATTTTGCTAAGAATAAGTTAGTTGTATTGCCAGCGACTATTGAAGATCCAAGCGTTTTTGTTGATATCCGTCGTGCTTTGCAGGAACTTGGCTATGCTATGAATACACCAGAACCTGTTGTATCAGTTAAAACATAG